Proteins co-encoded in one Plasmodium sp. gorilla clade G2 genome assembly, chromosome: 9 genomic window:
- a CDS encoding SET domain protein, putative, with translation MSKIRKKLLENKKEIGFCSCVIKVKEKKGIEENKDVNGNNAKIWLEHFNDIISEDIKNMMNNKNRLKLHKSLNLINNLQLYNNSVGSKNMNVLLNNPFGFDLNKIVYEQIKENKNKSKNKSKNKNYNNFDNDGVNISTELSRNITKISCDDYMWNNKLKRYMSLKESENLHQNNETKFKRNKTCLDMSNSNHHNRSMTDNIKILKSENVYINNNYDNNIYNNSLSYLNMHNNLSVSNKKEESTILYNNNNNEDSKKETYLKTSSNRNQNITYDSNCKYGQHNNNLYINEKEKIDILNKEIIIQSYDIKYKTMQKNYNNIIIIQDKSNNKTKIVANKKVEVGQILFIEHELLETAILFDDLWETFNMLNEDQKKQIDYIIHLKYYKNEYNNITNKETVIKEDKYLEEKKNITYTNYNNTYNHNNNNNIYKESINNFKNDTFIDKLIKFEKFTDILKNSFISSSNKSKIKLFTHASFLNHSCFPNASYCFIDDKHICLLAMRTINMYDEITISLINELYTSIQYRNEKLSKMKNITCSCNRCLQIIDEERNILCAVCKYSYVSKKINHKYMSTIMYQQNDFKENDDKNENDRKNESNNNNFLKHNTLNGSKRDIMNTPNCKNREICDENNLFKYNNTNYKETHLNEYNHINTNKIAKNNIDFHKNEGDITYIDYINNDGSKRYNTDNIYESQNLLFDKKYKIYENKLNHEKRLDEISVEHYIPHSNKNSHNIFNNNSFFSSNRNPYEFNKNKIDLIIKNNIKKKRPYEKDKIEDPNMINSAKDFLTATSVYSNKYNNNNKYNLYNLYNNNNIDIEQNFCSTNNNINSNIKYNSHLSLRIKLKNNFLHILNVKNAEDEKIGYCKFANNEEWICAICNNSISKYVMPLKSEYFFILQYNIIKEKINTNNFELHLLINNIEETLSYIISILGEKHWLYASYNYIIADICFSLYTTNILNKNYISICFNAFYNFFYFIQIQCPQAIHTDLVPLVLKFFIICIYTGNYNTIYNLVTSGFLELIKQKYGSWDVSYICLQRAFKMCYDHMNNRKPVDRATILMLADIANNNILNMVH, from the coding sequence ATGtctaaaataagaaaaaaattactagaaaataaaaaagaaattggATTTTGTTCTTGTGTAATCAAAGTAAAAGAGAAGAAAGGgattgaagaaaataaagatgtTAATGGTAATAATGCCAAAATATGGCTAGAACATTTCAATGATATTATATCAGaagacataaaaaatatgatgaataataaaaatagattAAAACTACATAAatctttaaatttaataaataatttacaattatataataactcAGTGGGtagtaaaaatatgaatgtcTTGTTGAATAATCCTTTTGGTTTCGATTTGAATAAAATAGTTTATGAacaaattaaagaaaataaaaataaaagtaaaaataaaagtaaaaataaaaattataataatttcgaTAATGATGGGGTAAATATTTCTACAGAATTATCTAGgaatattacaaaaatatcATGTGATGATTATATGTGGAATAATAAATTGAAAAGATATATGAGTTTAAAAGAATCAGAGAATCTTCATCAGAATAATGAAacaaaatttaaaagaaataaaacatGTTTAGATATGTCCAATTCGAACCATCATAATAGATCAATGacagataatataaaaattttaaaatcggaaaatgtatatataaataacaattatgataataatatatataacaattcgTTAAGTTATTTAAATATGCATAATAATTTGAGTGTATCAAACAAAAAAGAGGAATCAACCattctttataataataataataatgaagattcaaaaaaagaaacatatttaaaaacatCAAGTAATAGAAACCAAAATATAACATACGATTCGAATTGTAAGTATGgacaacataataataatttatatataaatgaaaaagaaaaaatagatatattaaacaaaGAAATAATTATCCAATCATATgacattaaatataaaacaatgcaaaagaattataataacataataattatacaaGACAAAAGTAATAACAAAACTAAAATTGTAGCAAATAAAAAAGTGGAAGTAGGTCAAATACTTTTTATAGAACATGAATTATTGGAAACAGCTATTTTGTTCGATGATTTATGGGAAACATTTAATATGCTTAATGAAGATCAAAAGAAACAAAttgattatattattcacttgaaatattataaaaatgaatataataatattactaaTAAAGAAACTGTTATAAAAGAGGATAAATATTTAGaagagaagaaaaatataacatatacaaattataataatacgtataatcataataataataataatatatataaagaatcaataaataattttaaaaatgatacaTTTATTGATAAACTCATCAAGTTTGAAAAATTTActgatattttaaaaaactcatttatttcttcaagtaataaaagtaaaataaaacTTTTCACACATGCATCATTTTTGAATCATAGTTGTTTTCCAAACGCTAGTTATTGTTTTATAGATGATAAACATATATGCTTATTAGCTATGAGaacaataaatatgtatgatGAAATTACAATTTctttaataaatgaattgTATACATCTATTCAATatagaaatgaaaaattaagcAAAATGAAGAATATCACATGTTCATGTAATAGATGTTTACAAATAATAGATGAAGAAAGAAATATACTTTGTGCAGTATGCAAATACTCTTATGTcagtaaaaaaattaatcataaatatatgtccACAATTATGTATCAACAAAACgattttaaagaaaatgatgacaaaaatgaaaatgacaGGAAGAAtgaatcaaataataataattttttaaaacataataCATTAAATGGTAGTAAAAGAGATATTATGAATACACCTAATTGTAAAAATAGAGAAATTTgcgatgaaaataatttatttaaatataataatacaaattataaagaaacacacttaaatgaatataatcatataaatacaaacaaaatagcaaaaaataatattgattttCACAAAAATGAAGGGGATATAACATACATAGACTATATAAACAATGATGGTTCTAAAAGATACAATactgataatatatatgagtcacaaaatttattatttgacaagaaatataaaatatatgaaaataaattaaatcatGAAAAAAGACTTGATGAAATATCCGTTGAACATTACATACCGCATAGTAATAAAAACagtcataatatttttaataataattcttttttttcaagtaATAGAAATCCTTATGAATTTAATAAGAACAAAATTGACCTTATCattaagaataatataaaaaaaaaaagacctTACGAAAAAGACAAAATAGAAGATCCCAATATGATTAATTCAGCAAAGGATTTCTTAACAGCAACAAGTGTATACAgtaacaaatataataataataataaatataatttatataatttatataataataataatatagatatagaACAAAACTTTTGTTCAacaaacaataatataaattcaaaCATTAAATACAATTCCCATTTATCTCTTAGAATAAaactaaaaaataattttcttcatattttaaatgtcAAAAATGCAGAAGATGAAAAAATTGGTTATTGTAAATTTGCTAATAATGAAGAATGGATATGTgctatatgtaataatagtaTATCTAAATATGTTATGCCTTTAAAAagtgaatatttttttattcttcaatataacattataaaagaaaaaataaatactaaCAATTTTGAACTACATTtacttataaataatatagaagaaaccttatcatatataataagcaTATTAGGTGAGAAACATTGGTTATATgcttcatataattatattatagcagatatttgtttttcattatatactacaaatatattaaataaaaattatatatcgATATGTTTTAATGCgttctataattttttctattttattcaAATTCAATGCCCCCAGGCTATTCATACAGATTTAGTACCCTTAGTTTTAaagttttttattatttgtatatatacagGGAATTATAATACTATCTATAATTTAGTTACATCCGGATTCTTAGAATTAATTAAACAAAAGTATGGTTCCTGGGATGTTTCTTATATTTGTCTGCAGAGAGCCTTCAAAATGTGTTACGACCACATGAATAATAGAAAACCTGTGGACAGAGCCACAATATTGATGTTAGCTGATATAgctaataataacatattaaatatggttcattaa
- a CDS encoding Ran-binding protein, putative produces MSESELQQLQVLCEAMYCGNKEEQNQAHTILLPLVNNVMNVSKLKNILGSTNHVHTLIFTTSGLLQLITNEWNKIDQKEKDELKEFVISYLYNKGVELLNLSTNILGNFVRLYVRIVKLSWLENTNYSLITKQVEYFLNSVTSHWIIGLYIYAALIEDMHPQCGVNSAKSRRCAISFRDYVLKDIFKVGIETLEEFVKGSIRIELRVEENRLLIKVLELIYNSLSFDFMGTMINDESSDENISLMIPQSWDIFNEKNIPKLFFDMYELCMSEEDDIRNCCGKYCLRSLILLGSLRKTFFTNEKQKVHYMNEFLGGINKIIEKKIGLNDEDCFHEMCRLIGKIDTSVRLQELSTYSNFLSWCHNIYLFTMDGMKNWKYLCNSKHYLLGIWSNMLNIIPPKVIKEINNRTDEKDLLKDVLSNKNIFAKKNSISDNFNSHDIDNKYLIICDYIYDITIIFINTRLELANYICEKGDNCEIENPLYNDVLRSEQLELISNLSKLQYNFIGAKLLSIFYELKSNHENNLISQTVFIEQTTWLVFIIASIISSSAISNMKNSSYNNFKINSELCFLVFSLMDQTNKSPEVFEYLEFAYLNCLELFKKVYISGKKNNQFLKEMRSVALKIIPDGACNIYPNNNNNNNNNNSSNNINSNNNNSSSGINNTLNFTTSNSNNPNNLLNSNMNNFATPSLITNENDDDNNDPLIDLIISKILFNLNNRVEYEQIIKRSLDLFHDLVSGMNIVCLEDKTPKLIVFARLLLKNEKILNLLHNRNTKFLEISKYYKYRTNYYLILTKLLFMEQNLVSSTFEKYIAPINNILECIKREININGKDIILKNNEIKLTFIGALRDLRGICMACNNVETYNMFFNFFINSHPLEDNQMNILTSLVDVIWNSYDICIPFLKFMCEFVYNKSQRITFPKSSPNGILLFKVVSNILIIISNNLLQKDKFIDIYKEKYKIISLLLNMFNNCLNGDFVNFAIFDLYNDDILNNSLNLALNMCLVIPTNDLLSYIKHLKPYFSFLDLVTKNFFQRILNLEFQLIADIIHNVKEGLCSFDYTVSMTCCSILDNIVTYIFTNRKSSTEQGQIIKNFLESQPQALKEVLNLMFHLILGGDFGSTWSMSQPLLGLILLDAQGYFKIQEQLISQQSEEKKQKLRHSFCKLMDHIESNLAPNNRENFTRNLYTFAQEIRNILI; encoded by the exons ATGAGTGAATCAGAATTACAGCAGCTGCAAGTTCTTTGTGAAGCTATGTATTG cGGTAACAAGGAAGAACAAAATCAAGCACATACCATATTACTCCCACTTGTAAACAATGTTATGAATGTTAGTAAATTGAAGAACATTTTAGGAAGTACGAATCATGTACATACCCTAATATTTACTACGTCTGGTTTACTTCAATTAATTACAAACGAATGGAATAAAATAGATCAGAAAGAAAAGGatgaattaaaagaatttGTGATAtcctatttatataataaaggtGTAGAgttattaaatttatcaaCTAATATATTAGGAAATTTTGTACGTTTATATGTTCGTATAGTAAAATTATCTTGGCTAGAAAATACGAATTATTCCCTTATAACAAAACAAgtagaatattttttaaattctgtAACTAGCCATTGGATTAtaggattatatatatatgcagcTTTAATAGAAGATATGCATCCTCAATGTGGTGTAAATTCAGCAAAAAGCCGAAGGTGTGCAATATCATTTCGAGATTATGttttaaaagatatttttaaagTAGGTATAGAGACATTAGAAGAATTTGTAAAAGGTAGTATTCGAATAGAATTAAGAGTAGAAGAGAATAGATTATTAATTAAAGTATtagaattaatatataatagtttaTCTTTTGATTTTATGGGTACTATGATAAATGATGAAAGTTcagatgaaaatatatcattaatgATACCACAATCATgggatatatttaatgaaaagaatatacctaaattattttttgatatgtATGAATTATGTATGTCAGAAGAAGATGATATACGTAATTGTTGTGGTAAATATTGTTTAagatcattaatattattaggtAGTTTAagaaaaacattttttacaaatgaaaaacaaaaagtaCATTATATGAATGAATTTTTGGGtggtattaataaaattatagagaaaaaaattggtttaaatgatgaagatTGTTTTCATGAAATGTGTAGATTAATTGGTAAAATAGATACTAGTGTAAGATTACAAGAATTAAGTACATATTCTAATTTCTTGTCATGGtgtcataatatatatttatttactatGGATGGTATGAAGAACTGGAAATATCTATGTAATAGTAAACATTATTTATTAGGTATATGGAGtaatatgttaaatattATCCCACCTAAAGtaattaaagaaataaataatagaaCTGATGAAAaagatttattaaaagatgtattaagtaataaaaatatctttGCAAAGAAAAATTCTATATCAGATAATTTTAATTCACatgatatagataataaatatcttataatttgtgattatatttatgatattactattatttttataaatactcGATTAGAATTagcaaattatatatgtgaaaaagGAGATAATTGTGAAATTGAAAATCCATTATATAATGATGTATTAAGAAGTGAACAATTAGAATTAATATCAAATCTATCCAAATtacaatataattttattggtgcaaaattattatcaattttttatgaattaaaaagTAACCATGAAAATAATCTTATAAGTCAAACAGTATTTATAGAACAAACAACTTGGTTAGTATTTATAATTGCATCTATAATATCAAGTAGTGCAATAtctaatatgaaaaattcatcatataataattttaaaattaattcaGAATTATGTTTCTTAGTATTTTCATTAATGGATCAAACAAACAAATCTCCTGAagtttttgaatatttagaATTTGCATATTTAAATTGTttagaattatttaaaaaggtatatattagtggcaaaaaaaataatcaatttttaaaagaaatgcGATCAGTTgctttaaaaattataccaGATGGGGcatgtaatatatatccaaacaacaataataataataataataataatagtagtaataatatcaatagtaataataataatagtagtagtggtataaataatacattaaatTTTACAACAAGTAATTCAAATAATCCAAATAATTTACTTAATAgtaatatgaacaattttGCTACGCCCTCCTTAAtaacaaatgaaaatgatgatgataacaaTGATCCACTTATTGATTTAATTATTagcaaaatattatttaatttaaataatagaGTAGAATATGAACAAATCATAAAAAGAAGTTTAGATTTATTTCATGATTTAGTATCAGGAATGAATATTGTTTGTTTAGAAGATAAGACACCTAAATTAATAGTATTTGCTAGATTGTTGTTAAAGAATGAAAAGATCttaaatttattacataataggaatacaaaatttttagaaatatcgaaatattataaatatagaacaaattattatttaatattaactaaattattatttatggaACAAAATTTAGTTTCTTCAacatttgaaaaatatatagcacctattaataatatattggaatgtataaaaagagaaataaatataaatggaaaagatattatattaaaaaataatgaaattaaaTTAACTTTTATTGGAGCTTTAAGAGATTTAAGAGGAATATGTATGGCTTGTAACAATGtagaaacatataatatgttttttaatttctttataaATAGTCATCCATTAGAAGATAatcaaatgaatatattaacatcCTTAGTTGATGTAATATGGAATAGTTATGATATATGtattccttttttaaaatttatgtgtgaatttgtttataataaatCACAAAGAATAACATTTCCTAAATCATCTCCAAatggaatattattatttaaagtagtatctaatattttaataattatatctaATAATCTATTACAAAAAGATAaatttattgatatatataaagaaaaatataaaattatctcactcttattaaatatgtttaataattGCTTAAACGGAGATTTTGTTAATTTTGCaatttttgatttatataatgatgatatattaaataactCACTAAATTTAGCATTAAATATGTGTTTAGTTATACCAACAAatgatttattatcatacatCAAACATTTAAAACCTTACTTTTCATTCCTAGATTTAGTTACAAAAAATTTCTTTCAAAGAATATTAAATTTGGAATTTCAACTTATAGCTGATATTATCCATAATGTAAAGGAAGGGTTATGTTCATTCGATTATACTGTATCAATGACATGTTGCTCAATATTAGATAATATAGTAACCTATATATTTACGAACAGGAAAAGTTCAACAGAACAAGGACAA ataattaaaaatttcttGGAAAGCCAGCCACAAGCATTGAAAGAAGTATTAAATTTGATGTTCCATTTAATCTTAGGAG GAGACTTTGGAAGTACATGGAGTATGTCCCAACCATTATTGGGTCTAATTTTATTGGATGCCCAaggatattttaaaatacaaGAACAATTAATATCTCAACAAAGCGAagagaaaaaacaaaa ATTGAGACATAGCTTTTGTAAATTAATGGATCATATTGAATCAAATTTGGCTCCAAACAATAGG GAAAACTTTACGAGAAATCTATACACCTTTGCCCAAGAAATTAgaaacattttaatataa